The following coding sequences are from one candidate division KSB1 bacterium window:
- a CDS encoding aminopeptidase P family protein, whose product MDGKSLRHRALAALVWTAAWCVVATAAKAQPAEEYEARREAVRKLLSPRGVAVFKAQERSAESYGCPFRQESNFYYLTGINQPGAVLVLSRRGLPIVGQERPAKEVIFLERPTGGEELTPEQPTSELLIDVARPLHEFYGVFAEALTRADTLYFRAPRLRLEEPLTKELELIEAARLRHYPVVVSNPTGLLAGLRVIKSQAEVELIRKAAQLTCAAQVEAAKSVEPGMWEYEVAALVEYLFRRGDGDGSAFAPIIGSGPNSCRIHYSENKRQMEAGDLLVVDIGASYRHYCADVTRTMPVSGTFSERQRAVYEIVLKAQTEAIAIVKPGVRMSDVHEKAAQVIGQGLVQLGLISRPGEYGKYFVHGTSHQLGLDVHDVGEAAVLQPGMVITVEPGIYIPEENLGVRIEDDVLVTVQGHEVLSAAAPKTVAEVEALMCEVGIGNMK is encoded by the coding sequence ATGGATGGCAAGTCACTTCGCCATCGCGCGCTCGCGGCGCTGGTCTGGACCGCGGCGTGGTGTGTCGTTGCCACAGCTGCCAAGGCGCAGCCTGCTGAGGAATACGAAGCGCGTCGCGAGGCGGTGCGCAAGCTTCTTTCGCCCCGGGGCGTGGCAGTGTTCAAGGCCCAGGAGCGGTCTGCCGAAAGTTACGGCTGCCCATTTCGCCAGGAGAGCAATTTCTACTACCTCACCGGCATCAACCAGCCGGGTGCGGTGCTGGTACTGAGCAGACGCGGGCTGCCGATTGTGGGTCAAGAGCGACCTGCCAAGGAGGTCATTTTCCTGGAAAGACCTACTGGCGGGGAAGAACTGACTCCGGAGCAGCCCACCAGCGAACTGCTCATCGATGTGGCGCGCCCGCTGCATGAGTTCTACGGGGTCTTTGCCGAGGCACTCACACGTGCCGATACGCTCTACTTCAGGGCGCCGCGCCTGCGCTTGGAGGAGCCGCTCACCAAGGAGCTGGAGCTCATCGAGGCGGCGCGGTTGCGCCACTATCCCGTGGTGGTCAGCAACCCAACGGGCCTGCTGGCCGGGCTGCGGGTCATCAAGAGCCAGGCAGAGGTGGAGCTCATCCGCAAAGCGGCGCAGCTCACCTGCGCAGCCCAAGTTGAGGCCGCCAAGTCCGTGGAGCCCGGCATGTGGGAGTACGAGGTCGCTGCCTTGGTGGAGTACCTGTTCCGCCGCGGGGACGGCGATGGCTCGGCCTTCGCTCCCATCATCGGCTCGGGACCCAATTCTTGCCGCATCCACTATAGCGAGAACAAGCGACAGATGGAAGCGGGGGACCTGCTCGTTGTGGACATAGGAGCATCGTACCGGCACTACTGCGCGGACGTCACCCGTACCATGCCGGTGAGCGGCACCTTTTCGGAGCGACAACGCGCGGTTTACGAGATAGTGCTCAAGGCCCAGACGGAGGCCATTGCCATCGTCAAGCCAGGAGTCAGAATGTCCGATGTCCACGAGAAGGCGGCGCAGGTCATCGGGCAGGGGCTTGTGCAGCTGGGGCTCATCAGCCGTCCTGGGGAGTATGGCAAGTATTTCGTGCACGGCACCAGCCATCAACTTGGCCTGGACGTGCACGACGTCGGCGAGGCAGCGGTGCTGCAGCCCGGAATGGTTATCACCGTCGAGCCGGGCATCTACATCCCGGAGGAGAACCTGGGAGTGCGCATTGAGGACGACGTCCTTGTCACGGTACAGGGTCACGAGGTGCTTTCAGCTGCTGCACCTAAGACGGTGGCCGAGGTAGAGGCCCTCATGTGCGAGGTGGGCATAGGGAACATGAAGTGA
- a CDS encoding VCBS repeat-containing protein, whose translation MTWAQRCLALYLVGGLVVASGYSQETTGTEQLPTLYSDVAAIYYYGNGVPRIHTWINNGGAGFKYSDSNGWFSTNKGGYEADRLVKVACGDFDGNGLDDLARFHYYGNGKTAIHVWLNNGLNRFEYKTSAGWWRQKAGYDATKLAGVAAGDYNGDGFDDLCGFYNYGGGKVHIHVWLSDGVSAFEYQGSDGWWKVNAGYEAEGIRHVLGGECAP comes from the coding sequence ATGACTTGGGCGCAAAGATGTCTCGCACTCTATCTGGTTGGCGGTCTGGTCGTCGCCTCGGGGTACAGTCAGGAGACGACAGGCACGGAACAACTTCCCACCTTGTACTCCGACGTGGCCGCCATCTACTACTACGGCAACGGCGTGCCGCGTATCCATACCTGGATCAACAACGGTGGCGCTGGTTTCAAGTACTCTGATTCCAACGGGTGGTTCAGCACAAACAAGGGAGGCTACGAGGCCGACCGGCTGGTGAAGGTGGCCTGCGGCGATTTTGACGGCAACGGCCTGGACGACCTTGCCCGTTTCCATTACTACGGAAACGGCAAGACTGCCATTCATGTCTGGCTCAACAATGGGCTGAACCGCTTCGAATACAAGACGTCGGCAGGCTGGTGGCGGCAAAAAGCGGGCTATGATGCCACCAAGCTCGCCGGCGTTGCTGCCGGCGACTACAATGGCGACGGGTTTGATGACCTTTGCGGCTTCTACAACTATGGAGGCGGTAAGGTACATATTCACGTCTGGCTGAGCGACGGGGTGTCGGCTTTCGAATACCAGGGTTCGGACGGCTGGTGGAAGGTGAATGCCGGCTATGAGGCGGAGGGCATCAGGCATGTGCTCGGAGGGGAGTGCGCCCCGTGA
- a CDS encoding metallophosphoesterase codes for MKALVRGLRHRALIFGGLFVLVLLVACGQQQQSFRFVFMTDIHVQPEQRGAEGFRAAIQAVNALRPKPAFVITGGDLIMDALEQGCGRADSLYMLYLALVKEFQMPLYNCIGNHEVFGLYKSSGVDPSHPEFGKEMFKKRIGEGRTYRSFDHAGWHFVLLDAIGFTPERTYYGYVDSLQLAWLASDLAQVKKGTPVVLVMHIPLFSVAEQFARGPLAALDRALAVTNALEVVRTCGDHYVPLVLQGHMHDVEEIVMRGTHFVTGGAVSGAWWGGPYRGFSEGFVVVDVKGRDFRWQYQTYGWQANAK; via the coding sequence ATGAAAGCACTTGTGAGGGGTCTCCGGCATCGTGCTCTGATTTTCGGTGGGTTGTTCGTGCTCGTGCTCCTGGTGGCGTGTGGCCAACAGCAGCAGTCGTTCCGCTTTGTGTTCATGACTGACATCCACGTACAGCCTGAGCAGCGGGGTGCCGAGGGCTTCCGCGCTGCCATTCAGGCGGTGAATGCCCTGCGCCCCAAGCCGGCCTTTGTCATCACCGGCGGCGACTTGATCATGGATGCGCTTGAGCAGGGCTGCGGCCGTGCCGACTCTCTCTACATGCTCTACCTTGCCCTGGTCAAGGAGTTCCAGATGCCTCTGTACAATTGCATTGGCAATCACGAGGTGTTTGGCCTGTACAAGAGCAGCGGGGTCGACCCCAGTCACCCCGAATTTGGCAAAGAGATGTTCAAGAAGCGCATCGGAGAGGGGCGCACTTACCGCTCCTTCGACCACGCGGGGTGGCATTTTGTGCTCCTGGATGCCATTGGCTTCACCCCTGAGCGCACCTACTACGGCTACGTCGATTCGCTCCAGTTGGCCTGGTTGGCCAGCGACCTGGCACAGGTAAAAAAGGGCACGCCGGTGGTGTTGGTCATGCATATCCCCTTGTTCTCGGTAGCGGAGCAATTCGCCCGCGGCCCGCTGGCCGCATTGGATCGTGCCTTGGCGGTGACCAATGCCCTGGAGGTCGTGCGCACCTGCGGCGACCACTATGTGCCCCTGGTCCTGCAAGGACACATGCATGACGTGGAAGAAATCGTGATGAGAGGAACCCACTTTGTCACCGGCGGCGCGGTTTCAGGTGCATGGTGGGGAGGACCATACCGTGGCTTCTCCGAAGGATTTGTGGTGGTGGACGTGAAAGGGAGAGACTTCCGCTGGCAGTACCAGACGTATGGCTGGCAGGCAAATGCCAAGTAG
- a CDS encoding DUF2207 domain-containing protein, with amino-acid sequence MPTVQTGVLSHRPQTMMFVRRWVVAALMMLFCLSPLQAAGKRYDILGVWVNAYLHEDGSMDVVEQRQYRFVGNFTWASYELPLAGTGGVRDVRLSEGEMEYCLDDSQEPGTYTIEQTAELLRVRWYYRARNQVRTFTLRFRLLDVVRRHPDVAVLYYQFVGSGWDKPSGSVTVRIVPPQPLATGQVRAWAHGPLWGNVLIRDDGTILADVAQLPKRRFWEVRALYPAQVFAGAPVQPDSVQAVILQEEAAWAERANLERQQALAGEASKKARKEHGRWFVALLSVGGLLSWWNIYRVYGRRHPVPGQPALSGVPPTDTPPALVSYLVFDRTVSANAMVATLLDLARRGLIKIVEEQPAGDRRGRIPKPEYVLELDRERARRDADEGRLLLYERTLLAYLFGPLSDGETRLSLAELKRHRSATASFFSQWSKEVATEARARNFYDQESLRAMKRSLLLSGLLLLLTVAAGFLVEEWALLLAGVTLGVFALSFLVPRRTPEAEVEARQWKALSRYLAKFGAKDAQFTEYPSEVDKLLVYGTALGVRSKAMEAFLGQMPEEQLATFSWYVGGIASRPGGGIAEALSSMVSTVTSSVSSATGAGGGAGGSGGGAG; translated from the coding sequence ATGCCGACAGTCCAGACCGGCGTGTTGTCACATCGGCCCCAGACGATGATGTTCGTTCGGCGCTGGGTTGTTGCTGCGCTCATGATGCTGTTCTGCCTGTCCCCTCTTCAGGCGGCCGGCAAGAGGTACGACATCCTGGGCGTATGGGTGAACGCCTACCTGCACGAGGACGGAAGCATGGATGTGGTCGAGCAGCGGCAGTATCGGTTTGTGGGCAACTTCACCTGGGCGAGCTACGAGTTGCCGCTGGCCGGCACCGGGGGCGTCCGCGATGTGCGGCTGAGCGAAGGAGAAATGGAGTATTGCTTGGATGACTCGCAGGAACCTGGCACCTACACCATCGAACAGACCGCCGAGCTCTTGCGCGTGCGCTGGTATTATCGCGCGCGCAACCAGGTGCGCACCTTCACGCTGCGGTTCCGCCTGTTGGACGTCGTACGCCGTCACCCGGACGTTGCCGTCCTCTACTACCAGTTCGTGGGGAGTGGTTGGGACAAGCCAAGTGGCTCGGTGACCGTGCGCATTGTGCCGCCGCAACCACTTGCGACAGGGCAAGTGCGCGCTTGGGCGCATGGTCCCCTCTGGGGGAATGTTCTCATTCGCGACGACGGGACCATTTTGGCCGACGTGGCACAGCTTCCCAAACGGCGTTTCTGGGAGGTAAGGGCCCTATATCCTGCACAAGTCTTTGCGGGCGCCCCGGTGCAGCCAGACTCCGTCCAGGCGGTTATTCTGCAGGAGGAGGCTGCGTGGGCCGAGCGCGCCAACCTCGAGCGGCAGCAGGCTCTGGCAGGTGAGGCCAGCAAGAAGGCGCGAAAGGAGCACGGCAGGTGGTTTGTCGCACTGCTCAGCGTCGGTGGGCTGCTGAGCTGGTGGAACATCTACCGCGTCTACGGTCGCCGCCATCCGGTGCCAGGGCAGCCAGCCTTGTCCGGCGTCCCCCCGACGGATACGCCACCCGCCTTGGTCAGCTACCTGGTCTTTGACCGCACCGTGAGCGCCAATGCCATGGTGGCCACGCTCCTGGACTTGGCGCGGCGCGGGCTCATCAAGATCGTCGAAGAACAGCCCGCAGGCGACAGGCGCGGCCGAATCCCAAAGCCCGAATATGTGCTTGAATTGGACAGGGAGCGCGCACGCCGCGATGCAGACGAGGGTCGCCTGCTGCTCTATGAACGGACGCTGCTGGCCTACCTTTTCGGACCTCTTTCGGACGGAGAAACCCGCCTCAGTCTTGCGGAGCTGAAGAGACACCGAAGTGCGACGGCTTCGTTCTTTTCCCAGTGGAGCAAAGAGGTGGCCACGGAGGCCAGGGCGCGCAACTTCTACGACCAGGAGAGCTTACGCGCCATGAAACGTTCGTTGCTCCTTTCCGGCCTGCTGCTTCTGTTGACGGTGGCAGCCGGTTTCTTGGTGGAGGAGTGGGCTTTGCTGTTGGCTGGTGTCACGCTCGGTGTGTTTGCCCTCTCCTTTCTCGTGCCGCGCCGCACTCCTGAGGCGGAGGTCGAAGCCCGGCAGTGGAAGGCCTTGTCCAGATACTTGGCCAAATTCGGGGCAAAAGATGCGCAATTCACGGAGTACCCATCTGAGGTTGACAAGCTGCTGGTGTATGGCACCGCCCTGGGTGTTCGTTCCAAAGCGATGGAGGCGTTCTTGGGGCAGATGCCTGAGGAACAACTGGCCACCTTTTCCTGGTATGTGGGGGGCATTGCCTCGCGGCCAGGAGGAGGAATTGCCGAGGCGCTGAGCTCGATGGTTTCGACGGTGACCAGCAGCGTGAGCTCGGCCACCGGCGCTGGCGGTGGCGCTGGTGGTTCTGGCGGCGGAGCTGGCTAA
- a CDS encoding STAS domain-containing protein, with translation MVSTLEDKVALITPEGKLMGGPETATLCQEVEKLDRAGYRKVVLDLSRVRWANSTAIGALIKCFLTLQSHGAELRLACLSERVRHYMTITKLNQVMPTFESVEQALTSPSPA, from the coding sequence ATGGTCAGTACTCTCGAGGACAAAGTCGCGCTGATTACTCCCGAGGGGAAACTCATGGGCGGCCCGGAGACCGCCACCCTTTGCCAGGAAGTCGAGAAGCTGGACCGTGCCGGCTACCGCAAGGTCGTTCTGGACTTGAGCCGCGTGCGCTGGGCAAATAGCACCGCCATCGGCGCGCTCATCAAGTGCTTCTTGACGCTGCAGAGCCATGGAGCCGAGCTTCGTTTAGCATGCCTCAGCGAGCGGGTGCGCCACTACATGACTATCACCAAGCTGAATCAAGTCATGCCGACCTTCGAGTCGGTGGAACAGGCCTTAACTTCCCCGTCTCCTGCTTAG
- a CDS encoding aminotransferase class I/II-fold pyridoxal phosphate-dependent enzyme — MAGDGVIVPARRTEKITYAVRDIVILAEQAAKQGKEMLYLNIGDPNAFDFQTPRHIIEATYRAMLRNMNGYSPSSGVQEARDSIARAARAKGIDNILDVFITTGASEAIDVCLTALANEGENVLLPSPGYPLYSALLNKLGVEVNEYYLDEESDWQPDVRDIAKKINGKTRAIVLINPNNPTGALYREEVLQNIIELALRHRLVIFADEIYDKLIFDGLRHVSIAALNAEVPVVTLNGLSKAYLVPGFRIGWGIVSGRAEWLKDYVEAINKLLRARLCANHPEQWAIRPALEGDQSHLEDVMARLTRRRDITVRMLNAIPGISCVKPQGAFYAFPRLDVDGTDDDFVRALILETGVVVVPGSGFGQKPGTKHFRVVFLPPEKVLESAYERIGEFFARYARMGCQLSAGG; from the coding sequence ATGGCAGGAGACGGAGTGATTGTGCCGGCCCGCCGCACGGAGAAGATTACCTATGCGGTGCGGGACATCGTGATCTTGGCCGAGCAGGCGGCCAAACAGGGCAAAGAGATGCTGTACCTGAACATCGGCGACCCGAATGCCTTTGACTTCCAGACGCCACGGCACATTATCGAGGCGACCTACCGGGCCATGCTGCGCAACATGAACGGCTACTCCCCTTCATCCGGGGTGCAGGAGGCTCGCGACTCCATTGCGCGAGCGGCTCGGGCCAAAGGGATCGACAACATCTTAGACGTCTTCATCACCACCGGCGCCAGCGAGGCCATCGACGTCTGCCTGACCGCCCTTGCCAATGAGGGGGAGAATGTGCTCCTCCCCTCGCCGGGTTACCCGCTCTACAGCGCCCTCCTGAATAAGCTGGGCGTGGAGGTCAATGAGTATTATCTTGACGAAGAAAGCGACTGGCAGCCGGACGTGCGCGACATCGCTAAGAAGATCAACGGGAAGACCAGGGCGATCGTGCTCATCAACCCCAATAACCCCACCGGTGCTCTGTATCGCGAAGAGGTGCTGCAAAACATCATCGAGCTTGCCTTGCGGCATCGTCTGGTGATCTTTGCCGACGAAATCTACGACAAGCTCATCTTTGACGGCCTGCGCCACGTGTCTATCGCCGCGCTCAACGCAGAGGTGCCGGTGGTCACCTTGAACGGACTGTCGAAAGCCTACTTGGTGCCCGGGTTCCGGATCGGCTGGGGGATCGTCAGCGGCAGGGCCGAATGGCTCAAAGACTATGTGGAGGCAATCAACAAGCTGCTGCGCGCCAGGCTGTGCGCCAATCACCCAGAGCAATGGGCCATCCGCCCGGCCCTGGAAGGGGACCAGAGCCACCTGGAAGATGTGATGGCGCGCTTGACCAGGCGTCGGGACATTACCGTGCGCATGTTGAACGCGATACCGGGCATCTCGTGCGTCAAGCCACAAGGTGCCTTCTATGCATTCCCCCGCCTTGATGTGGACGGAACAGACGACGACTTTGTGCGTGCCCTCATTTTGGAAACGGGCGTGGTGGTAGTGCCGGGAAGTGGGTTCGGTCAGAAACCCGGCACGAAGCACTTTCGGGTGGTGTTTCTGCCCCCGGAAAAGGTGTTGGAGAGCGCCTATGAGCGCATAGGCGAGTTCTTCGCGCGCTATGCGCGGATGGGATGCCAGCTTAGCGCAGGTGGGTAG
- a CDS encoding aconitase/3-isopropylmalate dehydratase large subunit family protein: MGQTIIEKIISAHADRQARAGEIVWMDIDLRSARDFGGANVVKNLREHYQGNYVADPSRTVFTFDCNVPANTAGYADNQQICRLFAREQGIRVYDVNQGIGSHVVIEQGLVVPGEVMVGTDSHLNILGAIGAFGQGMGDQDIAFAFKTGRTWFEVPATIRVNLYGTFHYPTTAKDLTLYIVGKLGTKGALGKAVELYGPAIDQLSLAGRITLASMATEMGAIAAFMVPNEEVLSYCRARSGRAVSPVTADSDAEYVRVIDIDVSHLRPQVARPNSPADVVPASELGGVRIDSVFIGSCTNGRYEDYAVVASILRGRGVAEGVMLKIVPATAEVYDRLLDDGLIKIFREAGAVVSHPGCGGCASGQIGMVGEHEVQISTSNRNFRGKQGKGDTYLASPATAAASALRGFITCPTTVAHTLIDFVPDGQCLVRRSEATPSAAVRPSRPAQAEVFSPTPSTPAGGAELIVGRVFKIVDERGDLIDDIDTDMIFHNRYLHIRDVAQMGQYTFDNLRGYEDFGRRATPQDIVVVGKNFGCGSSRQQGVDCFRTLGIKLIISESTGAIYKRNAINSGLGLLECPGLGDAPLNHGDEIEVDVASGRIVNRTNGATINAVPFSSVQLEIYRAGNLFAYGTQLMGE, translated from the coding sequence ATGGGACAGACGATCATCGAGAAAATCATCTCCGCTCATGCGGACCGCCAGGCGCGGGCCGGCGAGATTGTGTGGATGGACATCGACCTGCGCAGCGCGCGCGACTTTGGCGGGGCCAATGTGGTCAAGAACCTGCGCGAGCACTACCAGGGCAACTACGTGGCCGACCCGTCGCGCACCGTGTTTACCTTCGATTGCAACGTGCCGGCCAACACCGCCGGCTATGCGGACAACCAACAAATCTGCCGCCTGTTTGCCCGCGAGCAGGGTATTCGCGTCTACGACGTCAACCAGGGGATTGGCTCGCACGTGGTTATCGAGCAGGGATTGGTGGTGCCCGGCGAAGTGATGGTCGGGACCGATAGCCATCTGAACATCCTCGGGGCCATCGGTGCATTCGGCCAGGGAATGGGCGACCAGGACATTGCTTTCGCCTTCAAGACGGGGCGAACCTGGTTCGAAGTGCCGGCGACTATTCGTGTCAACCTTTACGGTACCTTCCACTATCCCACCACGGCAAAGGATCTGACGCTGTACATCGTGGGCAAGTTAGGGACAAAAGGGGCACTGGGGAAGGCGGTGGAACTCTACGGCCCGGCCATCGACCAACTCTCTCTTGCCGGCCGCATCACCTTGGCGAGCATGGCCACCGAGATGGGTGCCATCGCTGCGTTCATGGTGCCCAATGAGGAGGTCCTGTCCTACTGCCGGGCGCGCTCTGGGCGAGCGGTAAGTCCGGTGACTGCCGATTCCGATGCGGAGTACGTTCGGGTCATCGACATCGACGTGAGCCATTTGCGCCCGCAGGTGGCCAGGCCGAACAGTCCTGCCGATGTCGTGCCGGCCAGCGAGCTGGGCGGCGTGCGCATCGATTCGGTCTTTATCGGCTCCTGCACGAACGGACGGTACGAGGACTATGCGGTGGTGGCCAGCATTCTGCGTGGCCGGGGCGTCGCAGAGGGCGTGATGCTCAAGATCGTCCCGGCCACGGCGGAAGTGTACGACCGGCTGTTGGACGATGGACTCATCAAAATCTTCCGCGAAGCAGGGGCGGTGGTCAGCCACCCGGGCTGTGGCGGATGTGCCTCTGGCCAGATTGGCATGGTGGGAGAGCATGAGGTGCAGATCAGCACCTCCAACAGGAACTTTCGCGGCAAACAGGGCAAAGGCGACACCTACCTGGCCAGCCCGGCCACTGCAGCGGCCAGTGCCCTGCGGGGATTCATTACCTGCCCGACGACTGTGGCCCATACGCTCATCGATTTTGTGCCCGATGGCCAGTGTTTGGTGCGGAGAAGTGAGGCGACGCCTTCCGCTGCGGTGCGCCCCTCTCGCCCGGCGCAGGCAGAGGTCTTCTCGCCGACTCCTTCGACACCTGCCGGTGGAGCCGAGCTCATCGTGGGCAGGGTGTTCAAGATCGTGGACGAGCGTGGGGACCTGATCGACGACATTGACACCGACATGATTTTTCACAACCGCTATTTGCACATCAGGGACGTGGCCCAGATGGGGCAGTACACATTCGACAACCTGCGCGGGTACGAAGATTTTGGCCGCAGGGCCACGCCCCAGGATATCGTCGTGGTGGGCAAGAACTTTGGCTGTGGCTCCTCCCGGCAACAGGGGGTGGATTGTTTCCGCACCTTAGGGATTAAGCTCATCATCAGTGAATCCACCGGCGCCATCTACAAGCGTAACGCCATCAATTCTGGCTTGGGGCTGTTGGAGTGCCCGGGCCTCGGCGACGCCCCCCTTAACCATGGCGACGAGATCGAGGTGGACGTGGCGAGCGGTCGCATCGTGAACCGCACCAACGGTGCCACGATCAATGCAGTGCCGTTCTCGTCGGTGCAGCTGGAAATCTACCGCGCCGGTAACCTCTTTGCTTACGGAACGCAGCTGATGGGGGAGTGA